A stretch of Pomacea canaliculata isolate SZHN2017 linkage group LG6, ASM307304v1, whole genome shotgun sequence DNA encodes these proteins:
- the LOC112567146 gene encoding cytochrome P450 2U1-like produces the protein MTSLLEILDINTGLALGAGVLSLLWWISVRRPAGAPPGPWLAVPLLGHLLLMMKKDTRQQFAAWRRQYGDVFSLYLGSQLVVVLNGYKVLKDALTKNADAFSDRPHSYVSEIITDSKGIFDTSGAVWKDQRKVALDILRELGMGKNVLAVKIQEEIKEYIRVISESQGQPLDLTHFTKVSVSNNICSILFGKRFEYDDDVFRNYLRLVNVVINDWGAGAALTVMPFLRLLPGDCLNLQRVVDNMQVMLYKFIKPFVDEHYRRSEEGTVDDFIGAYIREIHHHRNSQSGSPHINNINVLKVVFDVFIGGTDSTATAILWTLVYFLHHPDVQDKCYEEIHRVVGTERAPTIQDRPQLVYMEAVIMEVLRYANVFPLSVPHATSCDVEFGGYTIPKGTLVVPNLDSVMRDPETWGDPDRFRPERFIGEDGKLWRPEEFIPFSLGRRSCIGEPLARMELFLYLSTMVQHFQFLPPEAGELPPLQGLFIFNYIPPHFKVRAVPRMCSGKETFEEKQ, from the exons ATGACATCTCTACTGGAAATCCTCGACATCAACACAGGCCTTGCTTTAGGCGCTGgcgtgttgtcgttgttgtggtgGATTTCCGTCAGACGACCTGCAGGTGCACCTCCAGGACCTTGGCTGGCTGTACCGCTGCTGGGtcacctgctgctgatgatgaagaaagataCTCGGCAGCAGTTCGCAGCATGGCGACGACAGTACGGTGACGTGTTCAGTCTGTACCTGGGCagccagctggtggtggtgctcaacGGCTACAAGGTCCTCAAGGACGCGTTGACAAAAAACGCCGACGCCTTCTCTGACAGGCCTCATAGTTATGTTAGTGAAATAATAACCGACAGCAAAG gAATTTTCGACACCTCTGGTGCGGTGTGGAAAGACCAAAGAAAGGTTGCTCTGGATATCCTACGTGAGCTAGGGATGGGCAAAAACGTGCTGGCGGTAAAGATCCAAGAAGAAATCAAAGAGTACATCAGGGTCATATCCGAGAGCCAGGGTCAGCCCCTGGATCTGACCCACTTCACCAAAGTTAGCGTGTCCAACAACATCTGCTCCATTCTCTTTGGCAAACGCTTCGAGTATGACGACGACGTCTTTAGAAATTATCTGCGGCTGGTGAATGTCGTTATTAACGACTGGGGAGCGGGTGCCGCACTCACTGTCATGCCTTTCCTGCGACTCCTGCCTGGAGATTGCCTTAACTTGCAACGGGTTGTGGACAACATGCAGGTTATGCTGTATAAGtttattaaaccttttgtagACGAGCACTACCGCAGGTCTGAGGAGGGCACAGTGGACGACTTTATTGGTGCctacatcagagaaatacatcatcatcgcaaCAGTCAGTCAGGATCACCTCACATCAACA ATATTAATGTCCTTAAGGTAGTCTTCGACGTATTTATAGGCGGCACGGATTCGACCGCTACAGCTATCCTGTGGACTCTGGTTTActtccttcaccaccctgacgtgCAGGACAAGTGCTACGAGGAGATCCACAGAGTTGTCGGCACAGAGCGAGCGCCCACCATACAGGATAGACCGCAGTTAGTTTACATGGAGGCTGTCATCATGGAGGTTCTTCGCTATGCCAACGTTTTTCCACTAAGTGTGCCGCATGCCACTTCATGTGACGTGGAGTTTGGCGGATACACGATCCCTAAGGGCACTTTAGTCGTCCCCAACCTGGATTCTGTGATGAGAGATCCGGAGACCTGGGGTGACCCCGACAGATTCCGACCTGAACGTTTCATTGGAGAGGACGGCAAACTGTGGAGACCTGAAGAGTTCATTCCCTTCTCTTTGG GTCGGCGCAGTTGTATTGGTGAGCCGCTTGCCAGAATGGAATTATTTCTATATCTGTCAACAATGGTACAACACTTCCAATTCTTGCCTCCAGAAGCTGGAGAACTTCCACCATTGCAAGGTTTGTTTATATTCAACTATATTCCTCCACATTTCAAGGTTCGTGCTGTGCCTAGGATGTGTTCcggaaaagaaacatttgaagaaaaacaGTGA
- the LOC112567145 gene encoding cytochrome P450 2J6-like: MTSLLEMLDINTGLALGVVVLSLLWWFSVRRPAGAPPGPWLAVPLLGHLLLMMKKDPRQQFAAWRRQYGDVFSLYLGSQLVVVLNGYKVIKDALVKNADAFSDRPHSYVREIITDSKGVVDTSGAVWKDQRKVAIYILRELGMGKNVLAVKVQEEIKEYIRVISESQGQPLDLSHFTKVSMSNNICSILFGKRFEYDDDVFRNYLHLVDVVVNDWGAGAALTVMPFLRHLPGDCLNLKRVVDNMQVMLYKLIKPFVDEHYRRYDEGTVDDFIGAYIREIHHHRINQSGSPHINNVNLPKTTFDIFVGGSEAGPTAILWALVYFLHHPDVQDKCYEEIHRVVGTERAPTIQDRPQLVYMEAVIMEVLRCATPSPLSLPHATPCDVEFGGYMIPKGTLVIPNLHSVMSDPETWGDPDRFRPERFIGEDGKQWRPEEFIPFSTGRRSCMGEVLARMELFLYLSTMVQHFQFLPPETGELPPLQGVLALTYCPTPFKVRALSRMCLGKETFEEKQ; the protein is encoded by the exons ATGACATCTCTACTGGAAATGCTCGACATCAACACAGGCCTTGCTTTAGGCGTTGtcgtgttgtcgttgttgtggtggttttcAGTCAGACGACCTGCAGGTGCACCTCCAGGACCTTGGCTGGCTGTACCACTGCTGGGtcacctgctgctgatgatgaagaaagatcCTCGGCAGCAGTTCGCAGCATGGCGACGACAGTACGGTGACGTGTTCAGTCTGTACCTGGGCagccagctggtggtggtgctcaacGGCTACAAGGTCATCAAGGACGCGCTTGTAAAAAACGCCGACGCCTTCTCCGACAGGCCTCATAGTTATGTTAGGGAAATAATAACCGACAGCAAAG GCGTTGTTGACACCTCTGGTGCGGTGTGGAAAGACCAAAGAAAAGTTGCTATATACATCCTACGTGAGCTAGGGATGGGCAAAAACGTGCTGGCGGTAAAGGTCCAAGAAGAAATCAAAGAGTACATCAGGGTCATATCCGAGAGCCAGGGTCAGCCGCTCGATCTGAGCCACTTCACCAAAGTTAGCATGTCCAACAACATCTGCTCCATTCTCTTTGGCAAACGCTTCGAGTATGACGACGATGTCTTTAGAAATTATCTTCATCTGGTGGATGTCGTTGTTAACGATTGGGGAGCGGGTGCCGCACTCACTGTCATGCCTTTCCTACGACACCTGCCTGGAGATTGCCTTAACTTGAAAAGAGTTGTGGACAACATGCAGGTTATGCTGTATAAGCttattaaaccttttgtagACGAGCACTACCGCAGGTATGACGAGGGCACAGTGGACGACTTTATTGGCGCctacatcagagaaatacatcatcatcgtaTCAATCAGTCAGGATCACCTCACATCAACA ATGTTAATCTCCCTAAGACAACCTTCGACATATTTGTAGGCGGCTCGGAGGCGGGCCCTACAGCTATCCTGTGGGCCCTGGTTTActtccttcaccaccctgacgtgCAGGACAAGTGCTACGAGGAGATCCACAGAGTTGTCGGCACAGAGCGAGCGCCCACCATACAGGATAGACCGCAGTTAGTTTACATGGAGGCTGTCATCATGGAGGTTCTTCGCTGCGCCACCCCTTCGCCACTAAGTTTGCCACATGCCACCCCATGTGACGTGGAGTTTGGTGGATACATGATCCCTAAGGGCACTTTAGTCATTCCCAACCTGCATTCTGTGATGAGCGATCCGGAGACCTGGGGTGACCCCGACAGATTCCGACCTGAACGTTTCATTGGAGAGGACGGCAAACAGTGGAGACCCGAAGAGTTCATTCCCTTCTCTACAG GTCGGCGCAGTTGTATGGGTGAGGTTCTTGCCAGAATggaattatttctatatttgtcaaCAATGGTACAACACTTCCAATTCCTGCCTCCCGAAACTGGAGAGCTTCCACCATTGCAAGGTGTGCTGGCACTAACCTATTGTCCTACACCTTTCAAGGTTCGTGCACTGTCTAGGATGTGTCttggaaaagaaacatttgaagaaaaacaGTGA